One region of Dokdonia sp. 4H-3-7-5 genomic DNA includes:
- a CDS encoding zinc-dependent metalloprotease encodes MKRKLSYVMATLFAITIASCSTSQSKVASKASASKSKAKDSKNAIKPYGKVITKDAKTDEGLFTVHKLDDKYFYEIPDSLMGREMLMVTRIAKTAGGLGFGGGKQNTSVLRWEVKDKKVLLRVVSHQVYAADSLPISEAVKNSNFEPVLYAFDVKAYKKDSVSGNKNIVIDASPLFETDVKPLGLPQRSRKDLKVTKLDGKRSYIDTIRSYPQNIEVRSVKTYSGSALPSNNATGTLSLMMSNSMILLPKEPMQRRMFDERVGWFGRGQTDYGLDLQKSKTIRYLDRWRLEVKDEDLAAFNRGELVEPKKQIVYYIDRATPKKWVPYIKQGIEDWQVAFEAAGFKNAIIAADPPSVEEDPDWSPEDVRYSVVRYLASPIPNANGPHVSDPRSGEILESDINWYHNVMTLLHNWYFVQTAAINPEARSNEFKDEIMGRLIRFVSSHEVGHTLGLPHNMGSSVAYAVDDLRDPEFTKKYGTAPSIMDYARFNYVAQPGDGDVALMPNIGIYDKYAINWGYRPIPSAKSAEDEKKTLDSWILEHAGDPMYRFGRQQRGVIDPSSQTEDLGDDAMKASTYGIANLKRIVPNLIEWTAEEGQNYDELDKMYGQVLSQYNRYMGHVAGNVGGVYEMYKTYDQEGAVYTHVPKAKQKEALDFLQTQLFDTPEWLLDNNIFDKIENAGSVERVRGFQTRTLNNLLDFGRMARMLENEALNDADAYSLVTMMSDLRAGLFSELRSRQAIDIYRRNLQRAYVERLAFIMTEDQSGGRFFSGTRVNVGQSDIRAVVRAELKDLKRDLQNNRLRDRMSRIHSEDLVERINMILDPK; translated from the coding sequence ATGAAAAGAAAATTATCCTATGTGATGGCAACCCTATTTGCCATTACTATCGCAAGTTGTAGCACGTCACAATCTAAAGTTGCCAGCAAGGCAAGTGCTTCAAAATCAAAAGCAAAAGACAGTAAAAATGCCATTAAACCTTATGGCAAAGTCATCACAAAAGATGCAAAGACTGATGAAGGTCTTTTTACTGTACACAAACTAGATGACAAATATTTTTACGAGATCCCAGATTCACTTATGGGTCGTGAGATGCTCATGGTGACTCGTATTGCAAAAACTGCAGGAGGCTTAGGCTTTGGTGGTGGAAAACAAAACACTTCTGTGTTACGTTGGGAAGTAAAAGATAAAAAAGTATTATTACGTGTGGTATCACACCAAGTATATGCTGCAGACTCACTTCCTATTTCTGAGGCTGTAAAGAACAGTAACTTTGAGCCTGTTTTATACGCTTTTGATGTAAAGGCTTATAAGAAGGATTCTGTATCTGGAAACAAAAATATTGTTATTGATGCTAGTCCGTTATTTGAGACAGATGTTAAGCCTCTAGGTTTACCACAAAGAAGCCGTAAAGACTTAAAAGTGACGAAGCTTGACGGAAAACGATCTTACATAGACACAATAAGAAGCTACCCGCAAAATATTGAGGTGCGTAGTGTAAAAACATATAGTGGTAGCGCTTTGCCGTCTAATAATGCAACGGGAACACTCTCATTAATGATGAGCAACTCTATGATCTTATTACCAAAAGAGCCTATGCAACGCCGTATGTTTGACGAGCGTGTAGGGTGGTTTGGACGTGGTCAAACAGATTATGGTCTAGACTTACAAAAGAGTAAAACTATACGTTACCTAGACAGATGGAGACTTGAGGTAAAAGACGAAGATCTTGCTGCCTTTAATCGCGGTGAGCTTGTAGAGCCTAAAAAACAAATCGTTTATTATATAGATCGTGCTACTCCAAAGAAATGGGTGCCATATATCAAACAAGGTATAGAAGACTGGCAAGTAGCTTTTGAAGCTGCAGGTTTTAAAAACGCCATCATCGCTGCCGATCCTCCATCTGTAGAGGAAGATCCAGACTGGAGTCCAGAAGATGTCCGTTATAGTGTAGTACGTTACCTAGCTTCTCCTATTCCTAATGCAAATGGGCCTCACGTAAGTGATCCACGTTCTGGAGAGATTTTAGAAAGTGATATTAACTGGTACCACAATGTAATGACATTATTACACAACTGGTATTTTGTACAGACAGCAGCTATCAACCCAGAAGCTCGTAGCAACGAATTTAAAGATGAAATCATGGGACGATTAATTCGTTTTGTGAGTTCGCACGAAGTAGGTCACACACTCGGACTTCCACACAACATGGGAAGTAGTGTTGCTTATGCGGTAGATGATTTACGTGATCCTGAGTTTACTAAAAAATATGGAACTGCACCATCTATCATGGATTATGCACGTTTTAATTATGTAGCACAACCAGGAGATGGTGATGTAGCCTTAATGCCTAACATAGGTATTTACGATAAATATGCTATCAATTGGGGTTACCGCCCTATCCCATCTGCAAAAAGTGCAGAAGACGAGAAGAAAACACTAGACAGCTGGATTCTTGAACATGCGGGAGATCCTATGTACCGTTTTGGAAGACAACAAAGAGGTGTGATTGATCCTAGTTCACAAACAGAAGACCTAGGTGATGATGCTATGAAAGCAAGTACATATGGTATTGCAAACCTCAAACGTATAGTTCCTAACCTTATCGAGTGGACAGCAGAAGAAGGTCAAAACTACGATGAGCTAGATAAAATGTATGGTCAAGTACTATCACAATACAACCGTTACATGGGCCACGTTGCTGGTAACGTAGGTGGTGTATATGAAATGTATAAAACGTATGATCAAGAAGGAGCGGTATACACACATGTACCAAAAGCAAAACAAAAAGAAGCATTAGATTTCTTACAGACACAACTCTTTGACACACCAGAGTGGTTACTAGACAATAACATTTTTGACAAGATTGAAAATGCTGGAAGTGTAGAACGAGTAAGAGGTTTCCAGACTAGAACACTTAACAACCTTCTAGACTTTGGACGTATGGCTCGTATGCTTGAAAACGAAGCATTAAACGATGCAGATGCATACTCACTAGTTACTATGATGTCTGACCTAAGAGCTGGTTTATTCTCAGAGTTGAGAAGCCGCCAGGCGATAGATATTTACCGTCGTAACTTACAGCGTGCATATGTAGAACGTCTTGCGTTTATCATGACAGAAGATCAAAGTGGTGGTCGTTTCTTTAGCGGGACTAGAGTTAATGTAGGTCAGAGTGATATACGTGCCGTAGTACGTGCAGAACTTAAAGATCTTAAACGTGATTTACAAAACAACCGACTTAGAGACCGTATGAGCCGCATACACTCAGAAGATCTTGTAGAGCGTATCAACATGATACTTGATCCTAAGTAA
- the yiaA gene encoding inner membrane protein YiaA, translated as MENQFETQVTEKKSKKKEPFSNKPTGAFISASWSALFVGIISFCVGLWNADMYLNEKGYYFTVLLFGLFAVVSVQKSVRDRLEGVPVTDIYYGISWFVTIVSILLLVVGLWNADLDLSEKGFYGMSFTLSLFSAIAVQKNTRDVKFIDSLNDN; from the coding sequence ATGGAAAATCAATTTGAAACACAAGTAACAGAAAAGAAGAGTAAAAAGAAAGAACCATTTTCAAACAAGCCTACAGGAGCTTTTATAAGTGCATCATGGAGTGCATTATTTGTGGGGATAATATCCTTTTGTGTAGGACTATGGAACGCAGATATGTACCTCAATGAAAAGGGATATTACTTTACCGTATTATTATTTGGACTATTTGCTGTAGTGTCTGTACAAAAAAGCGTGAGAGATCGACTAGAAGGAGTGCCAGTAACAGATATTTATTATGGTATAAGTTGGTTTGTCACCATCGTCTCTATTTTATTACTCGTGGTAGGTTTATGGAATGCAGATCTAGATTTAAGTGAGAAAGGATTTTATGGAATGTCTTTTACATTAAGTCTGTTTTCGGCCATAGCGGTACAAAAGAACACGAGAGATGTAAAATTTATAGATAGTCTTAATGACAACTAG
- a CDS encoding DsbA family oxidoreductase, translating into MKEKLKIDIVSDVVCPWCTVGYKRLEKAISELGIEDQVEIEWQPFELNPQMPAEGQNVDEHITEKYGSTAAQQKESKQRLVDAGNELGFTFDYFDDMRIVNTFDAHVLLEYAKKFDKQTALKMRLTASYFSERKDVSQRDVLKQALLDVGLNAEEGIALLENEEARYDVRTQQGYWKNLGVNSVPTIVFNRKSAVTGAQPVDLFKKVLSELIAE; encoded by the coding sequence ATGAAAGAAAAATTAAAAATAGATATCGTCTCAGATGTAGTTTGCCCATGGTGTACCGTAGGTTACAAACGACTTGAAAAAGCAATATCAGAACTTGGTATTGAAGACCAAGTAGAGATAGAGTGGCAACCGTTTGAGTTAAACCCTCAAATGCCTGCCGAAGGTCAAAACGTAGATGAGCATATCACAGAAAAATATGGATCAACGGCAGCGCAACAAAAAGAGTCTAAACAACGACTAGTAGATGCTGGAAATGAGCTTGGCTTTACCTTTGACTATTTTGACGACATGAGAATTGTAAACACTTTTGATGCACATGTATTATTAGAGTATGCAAAGAAATTTGACAAGCAAACAGCATTAAAAATGCGACTTACCGCTTCTTACTTTAGTGAACGTAAAGATGTATCACAAAGAGATGTCTTAAAACAAGCACTTCTTGATGTAGGCTTAAATGCAGAGGAAGGTATTGCTTTACTTGAAAATGAAGAAGCTCGTTATGATGTAAGAACGCAACAAGGTTACTGGAAGAACTTAGGTGTAAACTCAGTTCCTACCATTGTTTTTAATAGAAAAAGTGCAGTTACTGGAGCACAACCTGTAGATTTATTTAAGAAAGTACTCTCCGAACTTATTGCCGAATAA
- a CDS encoding EthD family reductase, producing MIKVSVMYPNSERVKFDTDYYKNSHLPMIQESLGDALKGLELEVGIAGRAPGELAPYVAIAHLKFDSVASFQESFAPHQEKFAADVENYSNVQGELQISEIIAL from the coding sequence ATGATAAAAGTATCTGTAATGTACCCTAATAGTGAGCGTGTAAAATTTGACACCGACTATTATAAAAATAGCCACTTACCTATGATTCAAGAATCACTAGGTGACGCATTAAAGGGATTAGAATTAGAAGTAGGAATTGCTGGAAGAGCGCCTGGAGAGCTTGCACCTTATGTAGCGATTGCTCATTTAAAATTTGATAGTGTTGCTTCTTTCCAAGAAAGCTTTGCGCCACACCAAGAGAAGTTTGCAGCAGATGTTGAAAACTACAGCAACGTGCAAGGAGAATTACAAATAAGTGAAATCATAGCTTTGTAA
- a CDS encoding SDR family oxidoreductase, whose amino-acid sequence MSISIENKVALVTGANRGIGKAIVESFLDHGAKKVYLAVRDTNSTKELEEKYGDKVVTLQADVSNTASIKTLAEHATDVDVVVNNAGIGTPQSIISDDVEEDFLNQLQVNAFGLVRVANAFAKTLESNKGALVQLNSIASIKNFSQLSTYSASKAASYSLTQGIRTELSPRGINVLSVHPGPVDTDMAEKAGFENGATTSEISEGIVSALKAGDFHLFPDDMAKQFEKEYQNFSDNIVTSDF is encoded by the coding sequence ATGAGTATTTCAATAGAAAATAAAGTAGCATTAGTCACTGGCGCAAATAGAGGTATTGGTAAAGCGATTGTGGAGTCATTTTTAGACCACGGAGCAAAGAAAGTATATCTAGCGGTACGTGATACAAACTCTACAAAAGAACTAGAAGAAAAGTATGGTGATAAAGTAGTCACTTTGCAAGCAGATGTGTCAAACACAGCCTCTATAAAAACACTAGCAGAACACGCTACAGATGTAGATGTAGTAGTAAACAATGCAGGTATAGGGACACCACAGTCTATCATAAGTGATGATGTAGAAGAAGATTTTCTTAATCAGCTACAGGTAAATGCTTTTGGATTAGTACGTGTTGCAAACGCTTTCGCGAAAACGTTAGAAAGCAACAAAGGAGCGCTTGTACAATTGAACTCTATTGCTTCTATCAAAAACTTCTCTCAACTCTCTACATACTCTGCATCAAAAGCAGCATCGTATTCTTTGACACAAGGAATTCGCACAGAGTTAAGTCCGCGAGGAATTAATGTACTAAGTGTACACCCAGGACCAGTAGATACAGATATGGCAGAAAAGGCAGGCTTTGAAAATGGAGCTACAACTTCCGAAATTTCTGAAGGAATTGTAAGCGCATTAAAAGCTGGAGATTTTCACTTATTTCCAGATGACATGGCAAAGCAGTTTGAAAAAGAATATCAAAACTTTTCTGACAACATCGTAACTTCAGATTTTTAA
- a CDS encoding carboxymuconolactone decarboxylase family protein: protein MTTLKVHNIESAPQESKPLLENSLKSFGMLPGLHGVLAESPQILKAYQELHELFTNSSFNADELTVVWQTINVEHACHYCVPAHTGIAKMMKVDDAIIEALRNETPLEDAKLEALRTFTLSLTRNRGNVSQEDLTAFYAAGYGERQVLDIILGLSQKVISNYTNHIANTPVDAAFEKFAWEKK from the coding sequence ATGACAACATTAAAAGTTCACAACATCGAGAGTGCTCCACAAGAGAGTAAGCCATTATTAGAAAATTCTTTAAAGTCTTTCGGGATGCTTCCAGGATTACACGGAGTGCTTGCTGAGTCTCCACAGATCTTAAAAGCATACCAAGAGCTACATGAGTTATTTACAAACTCTTCATTTAACGCAGACGAGTTAACGGTAGTATGGCAAACAATTAACGTAGAGCATGCATGTCACTACTGCGTACCAGCACACACAGGTATAGCAAAAATGATGAAAGTAGATGACGCAATCATCGAGGCTTTACGTAACGAGACTCCACTAGAAGATGCAAAACTAGAAGCACTACGTACATTCACTTTATCGCTTACACGTAACCGTGGTAACGTTTCTCAAGAAGATCTTACTGCATTTTATGCAGCTGGATATGGAGAAAGACAAGTGCTAGATATCATCTTAGGATTATCTCAAAAAGTAATAAGTAACTACACAAATCACATCGCAAACACACCTGTAGATGCTGCATTTGAGAAGTTTGCTTGGGAGAAAAAATAA
- a CDS encoding TetR/AcrR family transcriptional regulator — protein MARKKNYDEREVVEKAMNLFWKNTYESTSMQMLEKEMGINKFSIYASFGNKHGLFMASLAYYKEKVGAIIKKFASGTNGVQDIKQFFIDSVTIIDRDGSRNGCLLTNTYNEFAASEDAVIQEEMNSFMSSIKELFIEKLRMDGSKDEETIMREANFLLLAKHGLAAASRVNTTQEIEDYIEMTFKNI, from the coding sequence GTGGCTAGAAAAAAGAATTATGATGAGCGTGAAGTAGTCGAAAAGGCTATGAATCTGTTCTGGAAAAATACCTACGAGTCTACCTCTATGCAAATGCTAGAGAAGGAGATGGGTATTAATAAATTCTCAATCTATGCGAGTTTTGGAAATAAGCACGGTCTGTTTATGGCAAGCTTAGCTTATTACAAAGAAAAGGTAGGCGCTATCATTAAGAAGTTTGCTAGCGGTACAAACGGAGTGCAAGATATCAAGCAGTTTTTTATAGACTCTGTGACCATCATTGACCGCGACGGATCGCGCAACGGATGCCTACTTACAAATACCTATAACGAGTTTGCAGCAAGTGAAGACGCTGTGATTCAAGAAGAGATGAATTCCTTTATGAGTAGTATAAAGGAGCTTTTTATTGAAAAACTGAGAATGGACGGTAGTAAAGATGAAGAAACCATTATGCGAGAAGCAAATTTTCTTTTACTAGCCAAACATGGCCTAGCAGCTGCCTCACGAGTAAATACAACACAAGAGATTGAAGATTACATAGAGATGACGTTTAAAAACATCTAA
- a CDS encoding adenosine deaminase: MNNTPLRTLVQGIPKTELHLHIEGSFEPELMFEIAKRNNITLAYDSIESLKKAYTFNNLQEFLDIYYTGAQVLLHEQDFYDLTWAYLTKVHSENVVHVEVFFDPQTHTDRGVPFKTVITGIYNALEKAKSEYGITYKLIMSYLRHLSEEAAFKTLEESQPYKAWIDGVGLDSSEQGNPPSKFKNVFEASAKEGYKLVAHAGEEGPADYIWEALDVLNVVRIDHGNRCLSDDTLVERLVKEQIPLTLCPTSNVALKVIDKMEEHPVAQMLDKGILATIHSDDPAYFGGYMNENYYQTASALNLSKEHIMQLAINGFKASWLTEDEKAAHITKVKAYFASID, translated from the coding sequence ATGAATAATACTCCCCTAAGAACCCTTGTACAAGGCATTCCAAAAACAGAACTTCACCTCCATATTGAAGGTAGTTTTGAGCCAGAATTGATGTTTGAGATTGCAAAGCGCAATAACATCACCCTTGCTTATGATTCTATTGAGTCACTTAAAAAGGCATATACATTTAATAACCTTCAAGAGTTTCTAGACATCTACTATACAGGTGCACAAGTACTCTTACACGAGCAAGATTTTTATGATCTTACGTGGGCATATCTTACCAAAGTACATAGTGAGAACGTGGTACACGTAGAGGTGTTCTTTGATCCACAAACACACACAGATCGCGGTGTTCCTTTTAAAACAGTAATCACTGGGATTTACAATGCGCTTGAGAAAGCAAAAAGTGAATACGGTATTACCTATAAACTTATCATGTCTTACTTGAGACACTTAAGCGAGGAAGCTGCTTTTAAAACACTAGAAGAATCACAGCCATACAAAGCGTGGATAGATGGTGTAGGGCTTGACTCTTCTGAGCAAGGAAATCCCCCTAGTAAATTTAAAAACGTATTTGAAGCCTCGGCAAAAGAAGGTTACAAACTAGTTGCACACGCCGGTGAAGAAGGCCCAGCAGATTATATTTGGGAAGCACTTGACGTACTAAACGTTGTGCGTATAGATCACGGTAATCGCTGCCTAAGTGATGACACCCTTGTGGAGCGTCTTGTAAAAGAGCAAATTCCGTTAACGCTTTGCCCTACTAGTAATGTAGCGCTTAAAGTGATTGACAAGATGGAAGAACACCCAGTAGCACAGATGCTAGATAAAGGGATTCTTGCGACGATACACTCTGATGATCCAGCATATTTTGGCGGATACATGAATGAGAACTACTACCAGACAGCAAGTGCCTTAAACTTATCTAAGGAGCACATCATGCAACTTGCTATCAATGGTTTTAAAGCAAGCTGGCTTACCGAAGATGAGAAAGCAGCACACATCACAAAGGTGAAAGCATACTTTGCTTCTATAGATTAA